One window of Quercus robur chromosome 12, dhQueRobu3.1, whole genome shotgun sequence genomic DNA carries:
- the LOC126708553 gene encoding uncharacterized membrane protein At4g09580, with the protein MKREEENSNGVDVGSNSKFPLSFWEVTAASTVVLGFLFGLVGVYFTMPASDYSFLKLPRNLEDLQILRDHLESYTSDYTAQVLVGYCMVYIFMQTFMIPGTVFMSLLAGSLFGVFRGVALVVFTATAGASSCYFLSKLIGRPIVFSIWPDKLKFFQAQVAKRKQGLLNYMLFLRLTPTLPNTFINFASPIVDVPYHIFFLATIIGLIPAAFVTVRAGLALGELQSVGDLYDFQSIATLFFIGIVSITPTLVRNKDS; encoded by the exons atgaaaagggaaGAAGAGAATAGCAATGGAGTCGATGTGGGATCCAACTCCAAGTTTCCGCTGAGCTTTTGGGAGGTTACGGCGGCTTCCACCGTGGTTTTGGGCTTCCTGTTTGGCCTAGTTGGTGTTTATTTCACCATGCCTGCATCTGATTATAGCTTCCTTAAACTTCCTCGTAACCTCGAGGACCTTCAAATCCTCCg AGATCACCTTGAGAGCTACACGAGTGACTACACAGCACAAGTCCTGGTGGGGTACTGCATGGTTTATATTTTCATGCAGACGTTTATGATTCCTGGGACTGTGTTTATGTCATTACTTGCTGGATCCCTTTTTGGAGTCTTCAGAGGTGTAGCTCTGGTTGtcttcactgctactgctgggGCTTCTTCTTGCTATTTCTTATCAAAACTGATTGGCCGGCCCATTGTCTTCTCTATTTGGCCTGACAAGTTAAAGTTCTTTCAAGCTCAG GTTGCTAAAAGAAAACAGGGGCTGTTAAACTACATGCTTTTTCTAAGACTGACTCCAACATTGCCAAATACATTTATCAATTTTGCCTCACCAATTGTTGATGTGccttatcatatttttttcctGGCAACCATTATCGGCCTCATACCTGCGGCTTTTGTCACTGTCAGG GCTGGATTAGCTCTTGGAGAGTTGCAATCTGTAGGGGATCTCTATGACTTCCAATCAATTGCCACTCTGTTCTTCATTGGAATTGTCTCTATTACCCCCACCCTAGTGAGGAACAAGGACTCGTAG